The Salinibaculum sp. SYNS191 genome has a window encoding:
- a CDS encoding DICT sensory domain-containing protein yields MSSYSGASMDLRDCIEYIRHHEKELRLFNIDPTDAIDEDLRAYFETLNVRITVGRTASGAPEDVAVLSNDTEVLAVVNVATLRELLENVPTGVGHLGIADGKYEEILRHLKETTFTSYDTEQLAYASREIEDRARRVGQGSIHAGFQRSSIMAEQQSVYTDLARQGVSVHAYAVPDVTPPNLGSGHVHTVSTDEIAETWFVVFDGGNETQKTALLAHERDGNAFYGIWTYDPELVDHILGHLTQTYDSSTDDAMSGM; encoded by the coding sequence ATGAGTTCATATTCAGGTGCGTCGATGGATCTGCGAGATTGTATCGAGTATATCAGACACCACGAGAAGGAACTTCGTCTGTTCAACATCGACCCGACTGACGCGATAGATGAAGACCTCAGGGCGTATTTCGAGACACTGAACGTACGGATCACTGTCGGACGAACGGCGTCGGGAGCCCCCGAAGACGTCGCAGTCCTTAGCAACGATACCGAAGTGCTCGCCGTTGTCAACGTCGCGACCCTGCGGGAGTTACTCGAAAACGTTCCCACAGGGGTCGGCCACCTCGGCATTGCCGACGGAAAATACGAGGAGATCCTCCGTCATCTCAAGGAAACCACCTTCACGTCCTACGATACGGAACAGTTGGCGTACGCGTCCCGAGAAATCGAGGACCGTGCCCGTCGGGTCGGCCAGGGTTCGATTCATGCGGGGTTCCAGCGGTCTTCAATCATGGCAGAACAGCAATCTGTCTACACCGACCTCGCTCGTCAAGGTGTCTCCGTGCACGCCTACGCCGTCCCCGATGTCACCCCACCGAATCTCGGTTCTGGTCACGTTCATACCGTCTCGACTGATGAGATCGCCGAAACGTGGTTCGTCGTCTTCGACGGTGGCAACGAGACTCAGAAGACTGCCTTACTCGCCCATGAACGTGACGGGAACGCATTCTACGGGATTTGGACGTACGATCCGGAACTTGTCGATCACATCCTCGGTCATCTTACGCAGACCTACGACTCCTCAACCGACGACGCGATGTCTGGCATGTGA
- a CDS encoding methyl-accepting chemotaxis protein, translating into MLEKVTLDRFDLRPKLILAFVLVALLVGVTGLVGYQAVGAVDAEAHVISEDADKIDASMEMLVAVEEQQVAVQAALLGEDGARADFEEANSNYEEWAQKIEAGDLSEEGNQAFADLDSRHQEYTAVAQEVFDAAEAGEMERARQKMAELDPILTDMREDAHTLEELAAEDKEAAVTSADSTTSTVQWLLLGLTVGAFVLAIAIGLFVAGRLIPPITQLAETAQAVSDGDLDNDLDDHVEDDELGRMIEAFTEMQANLRGVFSQIGTASRGLRQGDLGWEFESSYPGRYGETVADLEAGADELAGSFEEIRAVSDDLQQGVIDQNIDTDRPGQYGEVLTDLATGTTQLSESFTQISTASQGLKEGRLDQDIDTDYPGSFGTALTDLEDGIGQLNASVERVQAIADDVATSSEEVASSSEEIEQASEQVAESVEEISRGADTQSENLQEVADEMNDMSATVEEIASSAEEVAATASTAVERGETGRQYASEATEEIQSIEARADEAATQVERLDEKMDQIGEVVGMITEIAEQTNMLALNASIEAARAGEAGEGFGVVANEIKSLAEEAAEATADIEQRIEEVQATTEDTVEGMQQMSDRVKRGSDTIEDAIEMFDEIANTVQEAESGIREISDATDDQAASSEEVVSMVDEVSSVSQQTAAEASNVSAATEEQTASLSEASENVQQLSGLAEELHDQVSDFDTGSGTDSAVEATTGSSAAADGGHYTSETAGRKPDRDREV; encoded by the coding sequence ATGCTAGAAAAGGTGACGCTCGATCGGTTCGACTTGCGGCCGAAACTGATCTTAGCGTTCGTGCTCGTGGCGTTGCTGGTCGGTGTGACAGGATTGGTCGGATACCAGGCCGTCGGCGCTGTCGATGCCGAGGCCCACGTCATCTCTGAGGACGCCGATAAGATCGACGCGTCCATGGAGATGTTGGTTGCGGTCGAAGAACAACAGGTGGCAGTCCAAGCAGCTCTGCTCGGCGAGGACGGTGCCCGAGCCGACTTTGAGGAAGCCAATTCGAACTACGAAGAGTGGGCACAGAAGATAGAGGCGGGCGACCTGAGCGAGGAAGGAAACCAGGCCTTCGCCGATCTGGACTCTAGACATCAAGAGTACACGGCTGTTGCTCAGGAGGTGTTTGACGCAGCAGAGGCCGGTGAGATGGAGCGTGCCAGGCAGAAAATGGCAGAACTTGACCCGATACTGACCGACATGCGCGAGGATGCACATACGCTCGAAGAACTCGCTGCCGAGGATAAAGAAGCAGCAGTCACGTCGGCAGACAGCACCACATCCACTGTCCAGTGGTTGCTTCTTGGACTGACCGTCGGGGCGTTCGTCCTCGCGATCGCCATCGGCCTGTTCGTCGCTGGACGGCTCATCCCACCGATCACTCAGTTGGCGGAAACCGCACAGGCTGTCAGCGACGGCGACCTCGATAACGACCTCGACGACCACGTCGAAGACGACGAACTCGGCCGAATGATCGAGGCGTTCACCGAGATGCAGGCGAACCTCAGGGGTGTGTTCTCGCAGATCGGAACCGCCAGCCGTGGATTGCGACAGGGTGATCTGGGCTGGGAGTTCGAGTCTAGCTATCCCGGCCGGTACGGTGAGACTGTCGCCGATCTCGAAGCGGGTGCCGACGAACTAGCCGGGAGTTTCGAGGAGATTCGGGCTGTGAGTGACGACCTCCAGCAGGGAGTCATCGATCAGAATATCGACACCGACCGACCTGGGCAGTACGGCGAAGTGCTAACCGACCTCGCGACTGGGACCACCCAGTTGTCAGAGAGCTTCACACAGATCTCGACAGCGAGCCAAGGTCTCAAAGAGGGACGGCTCGATCAAGACATCGACACTGACTACCCGGGATCGTTCGGAACAGCATTGACTGATCTGGAGGACGGAATCGGACAGCTGAACGCCAGCGTCGAGCGCGTCCAGGCAATCGCAGACGACGTCGCAACCTCGAGTGAGGAAGTGGCGAGTAGCTCGGAGGAAATCGAACAGGCCAGCGAACAGGTTGCGGAATCAGTCGAAGAGATCTCCCGCGGTGCGGACACACAAAGCGAGAACCTCCAGGAAGTGGCCGACGAAATGAACGATATGTCGGCGACCGTCGAGGAGATCGCCTCCTCGGCCGAAGAAGTGGCTGCAACTGCCAGCACGGCCGTCGAGCGTGGCGAGACGGGCCGGCAGTACGCCTCAGAGGCGACCGAGGAGATTCAGTCGATCGAAGCCCGAGCCGACGAGGCAGCTACACAAGTAGAAAGGCTCGACGAGAAGATGGACCAGATCGGCGAAGTGGTCGGGATGATTACCGAAATTGCCGAACAGACGAACATGCTCGCGCTGAACGCCTCGATCGAGGCTGCCCGTGCCGGCGAAGCAGGTGAAGGATTCGGCGTCGTGGCAAACGAAATCAAATCGCTGGCAGAGGAGGCTGCCGAGGCGACTGCCGACATCGAACAGCGCATCGAAGAAGTCCAGGCGACGACGGAGGATACCGTCGAGGGGATGCAACAGATGAGCGACCGCGTCAAACGCGGGTCTGACACGATCGAGGACGCCATCGAGATGTTCGACGAGATCGCCAACACCGTTCAAGAGGCGGAAAGCGGCATCCGGGAAATCAGCGACGCCACCGACGACCAGGCGGCCTCGTCAGAGGAAGTGGTTTCCATGGTCGACGAGGTCTCCAGTGTCAGTCAGCAGACTGCGGCCGAGGCGAGCAACGTCTCTGCGGCGACAGAAGAACAGACCGCCTCCCTGTCCGAGGCCTCGGAGAACGTCCAGCAACTGTCCGGTCTCGCTGAAGAACTACACGACCAGGTGTCGGATTTCGACACTGGCTCAGGTACCGATTCGGCAGTCGAGGCGACAACGGGATCGTCGGCCGCAGCCGACGGCGGGCACTACACATCTGAGACTGCGGGTCGGAAGCCGGATCGAGATAGGGAGGTGTAA
- a CDS encoding PAS domain S-box protein — translation MSEAKALAETTEMIEVLHVDDESGFADLTATFLEREDEQFTVEIATTADNGLERLGNRRPDCIVSDYNMPGMNGLEFLQAVRERYPDLPFILFTGKGSEAVASDAISAGVTDYLQKGSGTERYELLANRIRNAVRARREAQRVDRQEQLMRLTEFAGDTGGWELDRESGTVLLTAGARRIIGHPDQAEISLEEALTLFHPDDREEIQQTLTRAFETAEELQQTWRLQSGDSDERLINMTITPVVESGGQVTKLRGSGHDITDRKERQRELEKYETVSEALTDAVYELDDEGRFTYVSDEFVELVGYDRETILGSMPSLIKDEDGVERAEHHLGRLLSSDGPETVTFEVTLQPRDGDPITCEDHMGVLPYEGDQFNGSVGTLRDITERKERSQELKRQNARLEDFAGIVSHDLRNPLMTAQGRLELARAECDSAHLDGVGDAVDRCQALVEDLLALARSGDSVGNPEPVTLSDLAEECWQTTPSAEATLAVDTDLTISADRSRLQQLLENLFRNAVKHGGRDVTVTVNGIADGFYVADDGTGIPDQAREEIFEAGHSTADDGNGFGLAIVKEIVEAHGWEIRAVDSEMGGARFEITGVEPNTEQKHVPDTLSD, via the coding sequence ATGAGTGAGGCAAAAGCCCTGGCTGAGACAACAGAGATGATAGAGGTTCTTCACGTTGATGACGAATCCGGTTTCGCTGATCTCACTGCGACCTTCCTCGAGCGAGAGGACGAACAGTTCACTGTCGAGATAGCGACAACCGCTGACAACGGGTTAGAGAGACTAGGGAATCGCCGGCCAGATTGTATCGTCTCGGACTACAATATGCCAGGTATGAACGGGCTCGAATTCTTGCAGGCCGTGCGAGAGCGGTATCCCGACCTGCCGTTTATTTTATTTACTGGCAAGGGCAGCGAGGCTGTCGCTAGCGACGCCATCTCTGCAGGCGTCACCGACTATCTCCAGAAGGGCTCCGGCACCGAACGGTACGAACTCCTCGCCAACCGAATCCGCAATGCCGTCCGGGCACGACGCGAGGCACAGCGGGTCGACAGACAGGAACAACTGATGCGGCTGACGGAGTTTGCCGGCGACACCGGTGGGTGGGAACTGGACAGAGAGAGCGGGACTGTCTTGCTGACGGCTGGTGCCCGGCGAATTATCGGCCACCCTGACCAGGCCGAAATATCTCTCGAGGAAGCACTAACACTATTCCACCCGGATGACCGAGAGGAGATTCAGCAAACACTCACCAGAGCCTTCGAGACGGCCGAGGAACTCCAACAAACGTGGCGACTGCAGTCAGGGGACAGCGACGAGCGTCTGATAAACATGACGATCACTCCGGTCGTGGAATCCGGTGGGCAGGTAACGAAACTCCGCGGGTCTGGTCATGATATCACCGACCGCAAGGAGCGCCAGCGGGAACTCGAAAAGTACGAGACGGTCAGCGAGGCGCTGACCGACGCGGTGTACGAACTCGACGATGAGGGACGGTTCACCTACGTCAGCGACGAGTTCGTCGAGTTGGTTGGCTACGACCGCGAAACGATTCTCGGAAGCATGCCATCACTCATCAAGGATGAGGATGGCGTCGAACGGGCGGAACACCATTTGGGACGGTTGCTGTCGAGTGACGGCCCGGAGACGGTCACGTTCGAGGTGACACTGCAACCGCGCGATGGCGATCCAATCACCTGTGAAGACCACATGGGCGTCCTTCCATATGAAGGGGACCAGTTCAACGGGTCAGTCGGGACACTCCGGGATATCACAGAGCGCAAAGAGCGTTCACAGGAGCTCAAACGGCAAAACGCCCGTCTCGAAGACTTCGCAGGCATCGTCAGCCATGACCTTCGAAATCCACTCATGACTGCCCAGGGTCGCCTCGAACTGGCACGGGCTGAGTGTGACTCCGCACACCTCGATGGTGTGGGTGACGCCGTCGACCGGTGTCAGGCACTCGTGGAGGATCTGTTGGCCCTTGCCCGGAGTGGGGACTCAGTCGGAAATCCGGAACCGGTCACGCTGTCGGACCTGGCCGAGGAATGTTGGCAGACGACGCCGAGTGCTGAGGCAACGCTCGCTGTCGACACTGACCTGACGATATCGGCGGACCGGAGCCGCCTGCAGCAGCTACTCGAGAACCTGTTCAGAAATGCAGTCAAGCACGGAGGCCGCGACGTGACAGTGACGGTCAACGGGATAGCTGATGGGTTCTACGTCGCGGACGATGGAACAGGAATCCCTGATCAAGCGCGTGAAGAGATCTTCGAGGCGGGTCACTCAACCGCTGACGATGGCAATGGATTCGGCCTTGCGATCGTCAAGGAAATCGTGGAGGCACATGGTTGGGAAATCCGTGCGGTCGACAGCGAGATGGGCGGCGCCCGCTTCGAGATTACCGGCGTCGAACCCAACACTGAGCAAAAGCATGTTCCGGACACTCTTTCCGATTGA
- a CDS encoding IS5 family transposase gives MASLRRLAWMCRKLAKQHVDEPDVPAAPDGAAGYAKWVQIALILFRVELEKSLRETEDYLNEMSDVLAVFELDEAPHYSSFCRWEQEYRMRELRRLLRASAEQAGWSGEAAIDASGFQRDQTSYHYRDRANYSFQSMKTTILIDVNSLAIKDVHFTTQKAWDGYIGMQVFRRNAEDLRVLSADANYSWSDLREKCRSESTRPLIKHREQTPLQKAHNARMNEDYNQRWMSETGFSQLKEDDGEKLRSRSWHGQFRELTRKCIVHNLTQAAS, from the coding sequence ATGGCATCGCTCAGACGGCTTGCCTGGATGTGTCGAAAGCTAGCCAAACAACACGTTGACGAGCCGGACGTACCCGCCGCGCCGGACGGCGCGGCCGGGTACGCCAAGTGGGTACAGATCGCGTTGATTCTGTTCCGTGTCGAACTAGAAAAGAGTCTCCGGGAGACCGAGGACTACCTCAACGAGATGTCTGATGTCCTCGCCGTGTTCGAACTTGACGAGGCACCGCACTACAGTTCGTTCTGCCGGTGGGAGCAAGAGTACCGAATGCGTGAACTGCGCCGCCTGCTCCGCGCGTCGGCGGAGCAGGCGGGCTGGAGTGGTGAAGCCGCGATCGATGCAAGTGGCTTCCAGCGCGATCAAACCAGCTACCACTACCGCGACCGAGCGAACTACTCGTTCCAGTCGATGAAGACAACGATCTTGATTGACGTGAACTCGCTGGCGATCAAGGACGTTCATTTCACGACACAGAAGGCGTGGGACGGCTACATCGGGATGCAGGTCTTCCGCCGGAACGCGGAAGACCTGCGTGTGTTGTCCGCTGACGCGAACTACTCGTGGAGTGACCTCCGCGAGAAGTGTCGCTCCGAGTCAACGCGACCGTTGATCAAACACAGGGAGCAGACACCGTTGCAGAAGGCTCACAACGCCCGGATGAACGAGGACTACAACCAGCGCTGGATGAGTGAAACGGGCTTCTCGCAATTGAAGGAAGACGACGGCGAGAAGCTGCGCTCCCGGAGCTGGCACGGCCAGTTCCGGGAGCTGACTCGGAAGTGCATCGTGCATAATCTGACGCAGGCGGCGAGTTAG
- a CDS encoding PAS domain-containing protein, which yields MDEQNRWERDEEGNQSNHAESVEADSVAWRDIFEAEERTPERADITEEYSELGATAERKLQERTNALNALKRASELFVGLPDGVDDSIQTYVSELPQWFRRSETIEAKIRVGDDAFETDGFHPTTDSLAAKTRTRIGTSVSMTVVCTDQHPGTGRRAWTGTERELVEALVSLIKSEVDRWEIDSLKRLSDGVAVLDSDLRYTYVNQQAEELLGKDSEELRDEYVWDVFPEVADTIAEDRIQTALETQSLTSFEQYNAEKEQWVEARIHPGDEGVIIVFTDITDSKVAERELDHVLETTPIGIVLLNAEGEITRANSRAEALLGLSRYKMDRKGYDHPDWDIWDEAGNPIPQKDHPVTRVCRTGETIQGFTHGITLPDGSERWLSSNVAPVKSQNGSLEQIIIALEDITVPKRLEQLIETFHPVDEVLNSATASEETEQAICELLTETREYQYARISEHTPGTALTQSNMRECSKGVAAKDSVSLPIQSRTEIGPAEVAVETGEIQVVRRNQPDSRFERWRAYTLDQGFQGGAIVPLEHRGRVYGLLVLYTDRGAAFGDREQTLLATLGDRIGQVLHSLATERMLHTDRVAELTFESTDSASFFVSASEELGCTIDIMETIPASDEMLVHYASVQDASLDALSDIAENAEWAAQLRQISHTEDPPGGEVEIGLHRRSLAQTLLTEGAVVTTDTVTDGRAEVVCEVPLGHDISSLVTRVQDSFPETTLVSKREYTPSAKSNAHAVGRALGDIFETELTDRQQQVLRAAMYSGYFQSPRQSTATEIAEALSLTQSTVSYHLRKAQQTLFERLFDRLQQ from the coding sequence ATGGACGAGCAGAATCGGTGGGAGAGAGATGAGGAAGGCAACCAGTCGAATCACGCCGAATCTGTCGAAGCCGATTCTGTCGCATGGCGCGACATTTTCGAGGCTGAAGAGCGCACGCCAGAACGGGCTGACATAACAGAGGAGTACTCCGAATTAGGAGCGACGGCTGAGAGAAAACTCCAAGAGCGGACGAATGCGCTCAACGCACTCAAACGGGCGAGTGAACTCTTTGTCGGCCTGCCTGACGGTGTTGACGACAGTATCCAGACGTACGTCTCTGAACTCCCACAGTGGTTCCGGCGGTCTGAAACAATTGAGGCCAAGATTCGGGTGGGAGACGACGCGTTCGAAACGGACGGTTTCCATCCGACTACTGACTCTCTGGCAGCGAAGACTCGCACACGCATCGGAACATCTGTCTCGATGACAGTCGTCTGTACGGACCAGCACCCCGGTACGGGCCGGCGGGCGTGGACCGGAACCGAGCGAGAACTGGTCGAGGCACTCGTCTCACTCATCAAATCAGAAGTCGACCGGTGGGAGATTGACAGTCTGAAACGCTTGTCTGATGGCGTTGCCGTACTCGACAGCGACCTCAGATACACGTACGTGAACCAACAGGCTGAAGAGCTTCTCGGAAAAGACAGCGAGGAACTACGTGATGAGTACGTCTGGGACGTTTTTCCCGAGGTAGCAGACACTATCGCCGAAGACAGAATCCAGACCGCTCTCGAAACGCAGTCTCTGACGTCATTCGAGCAATATAACGCTGAAAAAGAGCAGTGGGTCGAAGCCAGAATCCATCCGGGTGACGAGGGCGTCATCATCGTATTCACCGATATCACCGACTCGAAGGTAGCCGAACGAGAACTGGATCACGTTCTGGAAACGACCCCCATTGGAATCGTCCTGCTGAACGCTGAGGGAGAGATTACTCGCGCAAACTCCCGTGCAGAAGCGTTACTTGGCCTGTCCAGATACAAAATGGATCGAAAGGGGTACGACCACCCAGACTGGGATATCTGGGACGAGGCGGGCAATCCGATTCCGCAAAAAGACCATCCTGTCACGCGTGTCTGCAGAACTGGCGAGACCATCCAAGGCTTCACCCATGGGATTACACTCCCAGACGGCTCTGAACGGTGGCTATCGAGCAACGTCGCTCCGGTCAAGAGTCAGAACGGATCGCTCGAGCAAATCATCATTGCGCTTGAAGATATCACCGTTCCCAAACGTCTCGAACAACTCATCGAGACGTTCCATCCAGTCGACGAGGTTCTCAACAGCGCAACCGCGAGCGAGGAGACCGAACAGGCCATCTGCGAGTTACTGACGGAAACGCGGGAATACCAGTACGCACGGATTAGTGAGCACACCCCAGGTACGGCTCTGACCCAATCAAATATGAGGGAGTGCTCGAAGGGTGTCGCTGCCAAGGACTCAGTCTCCCTCCCGATACAATCGCGGACAGAGATCGGGCCGGCAGAGGTCGCTGTTGAAACAGGCGAGATACAGGTCGTCAGGAGGAACCAACCCGACTCACGGTTCGAGCGGTGGCGAGCATACACACTGGACCAGGGATTCCAGGGTGGAGCTATCGTGCCTCTTGAGCATAGAGGTCGCGTCTATGGTCTGCTCGTTCTGTATACAGACCGCGGAGCGGCGTTCGGAGACCGTGAGCAGACACTCCTGGCGACACTCGGTGATCGGATTGGCCAGGTTCTTCACTCACTTGCGACAGAGCGCATGCTCCATACTGACAGAGTGGCCGAGCTCACGTTCGAGAGCACTGACTCGGCGTCGTTTTTTGTCTCGGCTTCCGAAGAACTCGGTTGTACGATCGACATCATGGAGACGATTCCAGCCTCGGATGAGATGCTGGTCCACTATGCGTCCGTGCAGGATGCTTCGTTGGACGCTCTCAGTGATATCGCGGAGAACGCGGAGTGGGCCGCCCAGTTGCGACAGATCAGTCACACCGAGGATCCGCCTGGCGGAGAAGTCGAAATTGGACTGCACCGACGGTCCTTGGCACAGACACTCCTTACAGAGGGTGCAGTCGTCACGACGGATACGGTAACTGACGGCCGGGCCGAAGTCGTCTGCGAAGTGCCGCTTGGCCACGATATTAGTTCGCTTGTGACACGTGTGCAGGATTCGTTCCCAGAAACAACGTTGGTCTCAAAACGTGAATACACTCCCTCTGCGAAATCGAATGCACACGCCGTTGGTCGGGCGCTTGGAGACATCTTCGAAACCGAACTCACTGATCGTCAGCAACAAGTCCTGCGAGCGGCGATGTACAGTGGTTACTTCCAGTCACCGCGACAAAGTACGGCAACTGAGATTGCCGAGGCTCTCTCGCTCACTCAATCGACAGTCTCCTATCATTTGCGAAAGGCACAACAAACACTTTTTGAGCGACTGTTTGACCGACTACAGCAGTAA
- a CDS encoding chemotaxis protein CheW — protein sequence MTTHQVLEFTLEEEQYCIDIEYVTEVVSRSKNDVTPIPDSPPHVEGEFDLRGETTRVIDPRARLLPDGHEENGVSKDRIIVFDTERTTGGRSGWAVTDVLQILTIDPESVEAVDEEKINGILAREDGRIVWIEPELISTET from the coding sequence ATGACTACCCACCAAGTCCTTGAGTTCACACTTGAGGAGGAGCAGTACTGTATCGACATCGAATACGTCACCGAGGTTGTGAGCCGCTCGAAAAACGATGTGACTCCGATCCCGGATTCGCCTCCTCACGTCGAAGGAGAGTTCGACCTCCGGGGTGAAACCACGAGAGTTATCGATCCGAGAGCCAGGCTCTTGCCAGATGGACACGAAGAAAACGGAGTCAGCAAGGACAGAATAATCGTATTCGATACGGAAAGAACGACGGGTGGGCGTTCCGGCTGGGCGGTAACGGACGTGCTACAGATTTTGACGATTGATCCTGAATCTGTCGAAGCAGTCGATGAGGAGAAGATAAACGGTATCCTCGCCCGGGAGGACGGACGAATCGTCTGGATAGAGCCGGAACTAATCTCGACTGAAACATGA
- a CDS encoding ATPase domain-containing protein → MSDSSLDPPIEEIELITSGISELDELLNGGYVRGRTYLVQGGSGTGKSLLGQHFLRAGLNAGGTVVYIHGEESRQDILLNAALLSIDIQDAEFLDIGPGTDFFAEDKSYNLIEATEVQSERFTADIKHVIEEVDPARILIDPITQLQYVERDEYQYRKRLQSLVRFLRDRQVTTVATRTATRDRETSTTYDDIESLSDGIIDLYLDGNERRVAVPKHRGLGQKDGTHGLEIRAGGIEVYPQIVPEHDNRTFDPKLIATGYDAFDDLLGGGIERGTVSFISGPTGVGKSTTGAQILTGVVENGGTALGYVFEESIDQFVHRSESLGFPISDMQERGAVRLTETEPLVRSAEEFDQHILNQADEHEPDAVFIDGLSGYKISLQGGDQRLVHRLHGLTRVLKNRGIAVIITDEADRLTGIPEGTSTNTSYIADNIVFLSYVEVDGEMDRAIGVIKKRLGDFDSRFHRFSILSGEGLVIEEPFDNVQGIMQGAPTRRIQHEQRRTTDQP, encoded by the coding sequence ATGTCTGATTCCTCTCTTGACCCGCCGATCGAGGAAATCGAATTGATAACATCTGGGATCAGTGAATTGGACGAATTGCTCAATGGAGGATACGTCCGGGGTCGGACGTATCTGGTCCAGGGAGGGTCGGGGACGGGCAAGTCGCTTCTCGGTCAGCACTTCCTGCGAGCGGGCCTCAATGCCGGCGGGACGGTCGTTTACATCCACGGCGAAGAGTCACGCCAGGACATTCTCCTCAACGCAGCGTTACTGAGTATCGACATCCAGGACGCCGAGTTTCTCGACATCGGACCTGGGACGGACTTTTTCGCGGAGGACAAGTCTTACAATTTGATCGAGGCGACTGAGGTCCAGTCCGAGCGGTTCACCGCGGACATCAAGCACGTGATTGAGGAGGTCGATCCAGCCCGGATTCTCATTGACCCGATCACACAACTCCAGTACGTGGAACGGGACGAATATCAGTACCGCAAGCGACTCCAATCGCTCGTTCGGTTTCTCCGCGACCGACAGGTCACGACGGTCGCGACGAGAACAGCCACCAGGGACCGTGAAACCTCGACGACGTACGACGACATCGAATCGCTCAGCGACGGCATTATCGACCTGTATCTCGACGGGAATGAACGTCGGGTTGCGGTACCGAAACACCGGGGACTCGGACAGAAAGACGGAACCCACGGCCTCGAAATCCGCGCGGGCGGCATCGAAGTCTACCCGCAAATCGTCCCGGAACACGACAACAGAACGTTCGACCCGAAACTTATCGCAACCGGGTACGACGCCTTCGACGATCTCCTCGGGGGCGGAATCGAACGCGGAACCGTCTCGTTTATTAGTGGCCCAACCGGAGTCGGGAAATCGACGACCGGCGCACAGATACTCACGGGCGTCGTCGAAAACGGCGGCACAGCACTCGGATACGTGTTCGAAGAGTCCATCGACCAGTTCGTCCATCGATCGGAAAGTCTCGGCTTCCCGATCAGCGACATGCAAGAACGAGGCGCAGTACGGCTGACTGAAACCGAACCGCTCGTGCGGTCTGCCGAAGAGTTCGACCAACATATTTTGAACCAGGCTGACGAGCACGAACCCGACGCCGTATTCATCGACGGGCTCTCGGGCTACAAGATTTCGCTGCAAGGTGGCGATCAACGGCTGGTTCACCGCCTCCATGGCCTGACTCGGGTCCTCAAGAACCGCGGCATTGCAGTCATAATCACCGACGAAGCTGATCGGCTCACCGGTATCCCAGAAGGCACCAGTACGAACACGAGTTACATCGCGGACAACATCGTGTTTCTATCCTACGTGGAAGTCGACGGCGAAATGGACCGCGCCATCGGCGTAATAAAAAAACGACTCGGCGATTTCGACAGTCGATTCCACCGTTTCTCGATCCTGTCCGGCGAGGGACTGGTCATCGAGGAACCATTCGATAACGTCCAAGGAATCATGCAAGGGGCGCCGACGCGTCGCATACAGCACGAACAGCGCCGTACAACCGATCAGCCATGA